GCTTGACGAAGGGGCAGACGCACTGGCCGTGATGCTGCTCGATCCACTCGATGACGTTGCCGTTGCGCCGCAACTCGATCTGGCTGGGCCCGGCGATGCGCATGGCCTGCAGGAAGTCGTCGAGCGAGAGCGGATGTTGCAAGGTGCCGAGTTCGAGGAAGGCGCCGACGCAGGTGCGGGCCTGCGCCCTCATCAAAATCTCGACGTTGGGCTGGTCGAGGCTATAGATGGCGTCGTAAAGGCCGCAGGTCAGCTTGTCTTGGAAATCGCGGATCAGCTGTTGCAGCCAGTCGGATTGCGCCTCCGCATCACTCATGGTTTGTGCCTACGATTCGGTATAGATGCCCGGCGCGCCCGGCTTGAAGCGATCGAGCAGGAAGCGCTCTTGCGGTTTTTCCGAGGCGGTCTTGGGAATCTCCTCGACCACCTGCAAATAAGAGGGCACGAAGTTCGGCTCCAGGCCCTTGCGGCAGGCGGCGAACAGCGCCTGCGGATCGAACGGGACGCCGGGTTCGAGTACGATCGCGGCCACCACGTCCTTCTCACCCGGAGCGGCCGAGGCCGCGGGCACGCCGTAGACGAAGACGTCGGAGACGGCGGGATGCTCGGCAATGGCCTTTTCGACGAAGCCGGGATTGATGAAGTCGCCGTTGTGCCGGATGCTGCTGCCCTTGCGGTAATCGAAGTAGAGCCAGCCGTCGGCGTCGCGGTGACCCATGTCGCCGCTACGCAGCCAGCCGCCGCGCGTCTTCGCCTTCGAGGCCTCGGGGTGAGCGTAGTACTCGACGCTGGCTTCTTCCCCGCTCGCCGGGCGGGAGACGATCTCGCCGATTACGCCGGGCGGGCACTCAACGTCATTGTCATCGACGACCTTCATGTCGAGTCCGGGCATCGGCTTGCCAAAACTGCCGATCGGGCCTTGGTCAATCGGCTTAAAGGCGAGGCCGCCCTCGACCGCGCCGTACCACTCGAAGACCTGCACCCCGAAGCGGCGCTCGAAAGCTTCCCAGATTGCCGCCGGCATGCCGGCGTCGATCACCATGCGCACGGGATTGTCGCCGTCGTTCGGCCGCGGCGGCTCGCTGTAGATCGCCGTCGCCATGCCGCCGAGCATCGAGAAGGTGGTGCAGCCGTAACGCCGGCAAATGTCCCACAGCTTCGACTTGGTGAACTTGCGGCTGAAAACGCAGCGCAGCCCCATGTGCAGCGAGGGGCCGAGAGTCACTGCCTGTGCGTTGCCGTGCGTGAGCGACAGCCCGGTGTAGGGGCGATCACCGGCACGATAGCCGAGCATCATCCCCAAGAAGGCAAAGGCGCCGAAGCGCGAGTTGGGAAAGACGACACCCTTGGGGTCGCCGGTGGTGCCGGAGGTGTAGATGATCTGCAGCGGATCCTCGCCACTGGCCAGCCGCACGTCGACGGTGGTCGCCGGCCCTGCGAGCACGGCGCCGAGCGGGTCGGCATCGGTAATCGCTGTCGCCTCAGCGCCCTCGCCGGTCGCGAGCGCGAGAAGCCATTGCAGCTGCGGCACCGCGGCGCGTACTGCCTGGACGAAGCCGAGGCAATAGTCGGCACAGATGATGCCGCGGCAGCCGGATTGGCGCAGCATGTAAGCGAGCTTCTCGCCGCGGGTGCGCGGGTCGATGGGCACGAAGACACAGCCGGTGATCGAGGCGGCCACCATGGTTTCGACGAACTCGGGGTGATTGCGCATCATCAGGCCGAAGCGCTCCCCGCGCGCCATGCCGTAGCGCAGCAGCGCGGCGGCAATGCGGTTGGCGTTGGCGTTGAGGGCGGCGTAAGTGCGAACCTCGTCGGGCAGGCGGCCGTCGCTGATGCTCCAGCGCTCGAAGGTCAAGACCTCGAGGTCAGGCTTCTCTTCCGCGCGGACCGCGATCAGGTCCGCCAAGACCATGGGGTTGCGTTCGCGCATATGACTGCTCCCATCAGCACCAGCGGAGACCGAAGAACCCAAAACCCGAATTCAGCAGCGGCCAGCCGGGCCATGACCGGCCGCGCCTCCGCTGTGCGCCGGCCGGAATCGCAGCTCCGCTTGGCCGTCTCCTGTTGGCCACTACTTCTCCATCTAGCGGGCAAGGATGGTGACGCACATAGCGGCGGCGTCGGTACCGATGGCACCGCCGCCGTTGTGGGCTAGGCCGACCTTGGCGCCTTCGACCTGACGCTTGCCGCAGCGGCCTTGCAGCTGCTCGGTGATCTCGACGATCTGGGCGATGCCGGTGGCGCCGACCGGATGCCCTTTGCGCAGCAGGCCGCCGGAGGTGTTCACCGGGCAACGGCCGCCGAGCTTGGTGCTGCCGGAGTCGACCAGTTTGCCGCCCTCGCCCTTGGCACACAGGCCGAGCGATTCGTAGGCCATCAGCTCGGCCGGGGCCGAGGCGTCGTGGCACTCGACGATATTGAGGTCCTTGGGGCCGACGCCGGCCTGCTCGTAGGCTTCCTTGGCGCAGACTTCGACCGTGCCCGGCTCGTCGCTGCCGTGGTCCCAGCCCGAGTGCAGCACGCTGGCGACGACCCGTACCGGGTTGCGCACACCCAGCTCGCGGGCTTTCCTTTCGCTCATGATGATGGCGGCGGCAGCGCCGTCGCCGATCGGCGAGCACATCGGGCGGGTGAGCGGCTCGGCGATCATCGGTGCGGCGAGCACGTCGGCGACGCTGAGCACCTCGCGGAACTGGGCGCGCGGATTCATGCTGCCGTGAAAGGAATTCTTGGCGGCAATGGCGGCGAATTGCTCGACGGTGGTGCCGTACTGGTGCATGTGGGCTCGGGCGGCCGCGGCATAGATGTCCATGAACATCGAGCGCTTCTCTCCCGCACCCGAGCCCGCCGACTCGGCCCCTTGGGCCTTGGCGCTCTGCTTGAGGGCTTCGAGCAAGGCGGCGACGATTTCCACGTCGACCGCGCCGCTGAAGGCGGCAAAGCTCTTGCGCTTGTCGGGGTCGTAGAGCTTCTCGACGCCGAGCGCCAGCACGATGTCGTAGAAACCCGCGGTGACCATGGCGCAAGCCTGGTTCATCGCCGTCGAGGCGCTGGCGCAAGCGTTCTCGACGTTGACCACCGGAATGCGGCCGATGCCCATGCCGCGCAGAATCACCTGGCCGCGGATGCACTCCTGGCCCGTGACCAAGCCGGCAGCGGCATTACCGACGAAGGCCGCTTCGAGTTGGTCGGCCGCGATGCCGGCGTCGGCGAGCGCCGCCTGCACCGCCTCGGCTCCGATCGCTTTGAGGCCCTGATCCAAGTGTTTGCCGAATTGGGTCATCCCGACCCCGGCGATAACGGCATTGAAACGCATGGCGCACTCCTTTCTCAGCGGCGGTCCGGACCCGCCTGATTCACCAAGGCAGCATGTAGGGTGCAACCCCACTCAGCAGAGCCGGCGGGGGGCGCCGGGCATCTGCAGAGCAGCGTGCACCCTACACTCCTTCAATGCCAGCCGGGCTCCTGTAGCCCGCTGGCGACTGCGCCGCGCACCGCGATGGCGTCCGGCGCAGCAATCCGTCCCGCGCGCTCACAGGCGCGAGGCACCCACCAGGCCGAGCACCTCATTGCAACCGTCCTCGATCATCGAAGCGCGCGCGTCGCGCATCAGCTTCTCGATCGGATACTCGCGGCTCAAGCCGTTGCCGCCGAAGATTTGCAGCGCGGCGCTGGCGGTCTCGAAAGCAGTATTGGTGCAGAACACCTTCGAGGCGATCGAGTACTGCACCAGCGGCGGATTGGTGCTGTTGTACAGCGTCACCCGCCACGCCAGCGAGCGGGCGGCTTCGACTTGCGCGAACATCTTGAACAGTCGCCCCTTGACGCTCTGATGCTCGATAATCGGTACGCCGCCTTGGATCCGTTGCTTGGCGTAGTCGATGGCGTGTTCCAGCGCGGCGCGGGCGAGGCCACAGAAGATCGCTCCCATGCCGGCGTTGGCCATGGTCAGAACGTTTTCGACCACGAACTGGTAGGCGTCGGGACCGACCACCATGTAATCGGCGGGCACCCGGACGCCGTCGAAGAAGATCTCGCCCTGGTTGAGAGCGCGCTGTCCGAGCTTGTCGAGCGGCTTACCGCGTGAAACCCCGGGAACGTTGAGTGGCACCAGGCAGACGCCGCCGCCTTTGAGCCCCTGGCTGGGATCCACGGTACAGAAGAGCGCGGCGACTTCGGCGATGGTGCCGTCAGAAACCCACGCCGCCTTCTGGCCGTCGATGATGTAAACGTCGCCTTCCTTGCGGGCGACGCAGTTGGGTTTGAGTTGGCTGTGCGCGAAGTGCGGCTCGCTGACCATGAGCTGATCGCTGCCGTGATCCGGCTCGGTGATCGCCCAGCAACCGATTTCACGCTTCTGGGGATCACAGAAGCGCTCGATCAAGGTCGGCCGGCCGGACATTTGTGCAAAGATGCGGTGGAAATTCGCAACCGCCAAGCTGATCGCCAGCCCGGAGTCCCCCCAACCCATCTCCTCGGAGAGCAGGAAGCGGATGCGGGCGCGCTCCAACATGGACAGCTCGGCACCGCTGCCGTCTTCCAAGACGTCGAGGTTGAGCGCCCAGTACTTCTTGAACACGTCCCACAGCACCGAGTTCTTGGCGATCACCTGGCTGGGTTCGGGAAGCTTGTCGAGGGCGGCGCCGGCCGGGCGCATGACCTCGGCGGCGAACTTGTGGGCAACGTCGCGAATTTCCCGTTCGTGCTCGGATAGTGTGTCAACGTCGGTAAGCGGCATGAGCGATCTCCTGCGGTTGGTTGCTGCCGGACTTCCGGCTCAATAATCCATCTTGCTCCAGTCGGTGGCAGGTGCTTGCTGTTCGTGTTTGCGTGCTGCCTCCAACTTGGCGAGGGCGACATCGGGCGATTCGGTCATGTGCAACAGGTAGGTGGCGATGCTGTCGATGTCTTTGTCCGGTTGATCGACCTTGGCGACACCTTCGGTGTTGTAGAAGATTGCAGGCATGC
This genomic stretch from Deltaproteobacteria bacterium harbors:
- a CDS encoding AMP-binding protein, coding for MRERNPMVLADLIAVRAEEKPDLEVLTFERWSISDGRLPDEVRTYAALNANANRIAAALLRYGMARGERFGLMMRNHPEFVETMVAASITGCVFVPIDPRTRGEKLAYMLRQSGCRGIICADYCLGFVQAVRAAVPQLQWLLALATGEGAEATAITDADPLGAVLAGPATTVDVRLASGEDPLQIIYTSGTTGDPKGVVFPNSRFGAFAFLGMMLGYRAGDRPYTGLSLTHGNAQAVTLGPSLHMGLRCVFSRKFTKSKLWDICRRYGCTTFSMLGGMATAIYSEPPRPNDGDNPVRMVIDAGMPAAIWEAFERRFGVQVFEWYGAVEGGLAFKPIDQGPIGSFGKPMPGLDMKVVDDNDVECPPGVIGEIVSRPASGEEASVEYYAHPEASKAKTRGGWLRSGDMGHRDADGWLYFDYRKGSSIRHNGDFINPGFVEKAIAEHPAVSDVFVYGVPAASAAPGEKDVVAAIVLEPGVPFDPQALFAACRKGLEPNFVPSYLQVVEEIPKTASEKPQERFLLDRFKPGAPGIYTES
- a CDS encoding thiolase family protein gives rise to the protein MRFNAVIAGVGMTQFGKHLDQGLKAIGAEAVQAALADAGIAADQLEAAFVGNAAAGLVTGQECIRGQVILRGMGIGRIPVVNVENACASASTAMNQACAMVTAGFYDIVLALGVEKLYDPDKRKSFAAFSGAVDVEIVAALLEALKQSAKAQGAESAGSGAGEKRSMFMDIYAAAARAHMHQYGTTVEQFAAIAAKNSFHGSMNPRAQFREVLSVADVLAAPMIAEPLTRPMCSPIGDGAAAAIIMSERKARELGVRNPVRVVASVLHSGWDHGSDEPGTVEVCAKEAYEQAGVGPKDLNIVECHDASAPAELMAYESLGLCAKGEGGKLVDSGSTKLGGRCPVNTSGGLLRKGHPVGATGIAQIVEITEQLQGRCGKRQVEGAKVGLAHNGGGAIGTDAAAMCVTILAR
- a CDS encoding acyl-CoA/acyl-ACP dehydrogenase, whose translation is MPLTDVDTLSEHEREIRDVAHKFAAEVMRPAGAALDKLPEPSQVIAKNSVLWDVFKKYWALNLDVLEDGSGAELSMLERARIRFLLSEEMGWGDSGLAISLAVANFHRIFAQMSGRPTLIERFCDPQKREIGCWAITEPDHGSDQLMVSEPHFAHSQLKPNCVARKEGDVYIIDGQKAAWVSDGTIAEVAALFCTVDPSQGLKGGGVCLVPLNVPGVSRGKPLDKLGQRALNQGEIFFDGVRVPADYMVVGPDAYQFVVENVLTMANAGMGAIFCGLARAALEHAIDYAKQRIQGGVPIIEHQSVKGRLFKMFAQVEAARSLAWRVTLYNSTNPPLVQYSIASKVFCTNTAFETASAALQIFGGNGLSREYPIEKLMRDARASMIEDGCNEVLGLVGASRL